The Rhineura floridana isolate rRhiFlo1 chromosome 8, rRhiFlo1.hap2, whole genome shotgun sequence genome includes a region encoding these proteins:
- the LOC133390172 gene encoding uncharacterized protein LOC133390172 codes for MGAVAYIATTADCWTNGKKSYFGVTAHWINPTTLKREVGALACKRLKGRHTYDVLSKALHDVHVQYRIHNKVMCTTTDNGSNFVKAFRVFMAKEPVETAGTSEDDGDNQEEEEAEVEFVPICEILDTGPEAEEEAADSGEDFVLPPHQRCASHTLNLVATQDIEAMLSDSSKSSLLGPFKKQFRSLMGKCSKLWSKQNQSAQIAEYIRAQCGVYLKVPNKTRWNSTFDALKQLHELLSTVPLKMHAIMDRCSLSRITAAEIEMVQEYTEIMEPLAQSLDILQRENGMFMGYLLPTLCNLDCKLEGLENKPERYTYCFQLLRGVREALRKRFAAIWEDKRLLLAACLHPRFKLD; via the coding sequence atgggtgctgtggcatatatagcaaccactgcagattgttggaccaatggcaagaagagttactttggggtaacagcccactggatcaacccaactaccctgaaacgtgaggtcggggccttggcttgtaagcgtctgaaggggcgccatacatacgatgtcctttcaaaagcactgcatgatgtacatgtgcagtacaggatccacaacaaagttatgtgcactactacagacaatggctccaactttgtgaaagcgttcagagttttcatggccaaagaaccagtggaaactgcaggcaccagtgaggatgatggtgataaccaggaggaggaggaggctgaggtggagtttgtgcctatctgtgagatcctggacacaggacctgaggcagaggaagaagctgcagactcaggagaggattttgttttaccaccacaccagagatgtgctagccacaccctcaaccttgtggcaacacaagacatagaggccatgctttctgactcctccaaaagtagtcttcttggtcctttcaagaaacagtttcgttccttgatgggaaagtgcagcaagttgtggtccaagcagaaccagtcagcccagattgctgagtatatccgtgcgcaatgtggtgtgtatctgaaggtaccgaataagaccaggtggaattccacctttgatgcgttgaagcaactacatgagctcctgtcaactgtgccactaaaaatgcatgccataatggaccgctgctccttgtccaggatcacagctgctgagattgaaatggtacaggaatacacagagattatggagccactagcccagtccctagatatcctgcaacgggagaacggcatgttcatggggtatttgctaccaacgctctgcaatctggactgcaagttagaaggactggaaaacaaacctgagaggtacacatactgttttcagctgctgagaggtgtgcgcgaagccctaagaaagcggtttgcagctatctgggaggacaagaggcttcttctggcagcctgcctacaccctcgcttcaaactagattag